A genomic segment from bacterium encodes:
- a CDS encoding FAD-binding oxidoreductase: MSNVIHAEHIENKINGSDLIIRTKDINTEYQDYTTDESRMQGTMDGIAFPQNEEELSAILSFCKKENLKITFSGARTGITGGAVPDSGIVISFDKMNKILGMEYDEKNNIFYIRCQPGVVLADLKKAVANADFPGTENWTPESLDILKKFKASGKFIYAPDPTELSATVGGTVACNASGARSFKYGPTRSFVYSLRAVLEDGSIISLTRGKKTALDNGSFILELPDGIRREGKIPHYKMPNVKNAAGFYAEQSMDLIDLFIGCEGTLGVISEVTLRLVPDPGEILGIVAFFKSEADAAGFVRKARGETDNPAAEKPLSLEYFDDHSLNLLRKHREESGPDSPIPALPEEAKFAVYAEWAFTEETFEDTALSAVELLESSGSSEDTAWTATEPNEIERIKAFRHALPEAVNQIIGERRKSFPELTKLGTDMAVPDNDLETILEYYRSELDSAGLEYVIFGHIGDNHLHVNILPKDMDEYRMGKEIYKKFAQKAVDLKGTVSAEHGIGKLKREFLEILYGEEGIEQMREVKKIFDPDGLLNAGNVFE; the protein is encoded by the coding sequence ATGTCCAATGTTATTCATGCAGAACACATTGAAAACAAAATAAACGGCAGTGATTTAATTATAAGAACAAAGGATATTAACACTGAATACCAGGACTACACAACTGACGAGTCCCGCATGCAGGGCACAATGGACGGTATTGCATTCCCGCAAAACGAGGAAGAACTATCTGCAATTCTATCTTTTTGTAAAAAGGAAAATCTTAAAATCACTTTTTCCGGAGCGCGCACAGGAATAACAGGCGGAGCAGTTCCTGACAGCGGTATAGTGATATCATTTGATAAGATGAATAAAATTCTCGGTATGGAGTACGATGAAAAAAACAACATTTTTTACATTAGATGCCAGCCCGGAGTGGTTCTTGCAGATTTAAAAAAGGCTGTCGCAAATGCAGATTTCCCGGGAACAGAGAACTGGACTCCAGAAAGTCTTGACATTCTAAAAAAATTTAAAGCTTCGGGAAAATTCATCTATGCTCCGGATCCTACGGAATTAAGCGCTACAGTAGGCGGAACCGTTGCGTGCAATGCTTCCGGCGCCCGGTCTTTTAAATACGGGCCCACAAGGAGCTTTGTTTACTCTCTCAGAGCAGTACTTGAAGATGGCAGTATAATTTCTCTTACACGGGGGAAAAAAACCGCACTTGACAACGGCTCCTTTATTCTTGAACTTCCTGACGGTATAAGGCGTGAGGGAAAAATTCCCCATTACAAAATGCCGAATGTAAAAAATGCAGCAGGCTTTTATGCAGAGCAGTCAATGGATCTGATTGACCTTTTTATCGGATGTGAAGGTACTCTCGGAGTAATATCCGAAGTTACGCTGCGCCTTGTTCCTGATCCCGGAGAGATACTTGGTATAGTTGCATTCTTCAAATCAGAAGCAGATGCTGCGGGTTTTGTCAGAAAAGCAAGAGGAGAAACAGACAATCCTGCTGCTGAAAAGCCTCTCTCTTTGGAATATTTTGACGACCATTCTCTCAATCTTCTGCGAAAGCACAGGGAAGAATCAGGCCCCGACTCCCCTATTCCAGCTCTTCCCGAAGAAGCTAAATTTGCAGTATATGCAGAATGGGCATTCACAGAAGAAACATTTGAAGATACTGCATTAAGTGCTGTTGAACTATTGGAGTCATCAGGCAGCAGTGAAGATACTGCATGGACTGCAACAGAGCCAAACGAGATTGAACGAATCAAAGCATTCAGGCACGCTTTGCCCGAAGCTGTAAATCAGATTATAGGAGAACGCAGAAAATCCTTCCCTGAGCTTACAAAACTCGGTACTGACATGGCAGTTCCTGACAATGACCTTGAAACAATTCTTGAATACTACAGATCAGAGCTGGACAGTGCCGGACTTGAGTATGTTATTTTCGGGCACATAGGCGATAACCACCTCCACGTAAACATTCTTCCCAAAGATATGGACGAGTACAGGATGGGTAAAGAAATTTATAAAAAATTTGCACAAAAAGCAGTTGATCTCAAAGGAACC